Sequence from the Acropora muricata isolate sample 2 chromosome 10, ASM3666990v1, whole genome shotgun sequence genome:
GGGGTACTCCAGTTTAAGATATTGACTGGCTTTATCGGGGCTTCCCTCTCTCGGCAATGAGCCTCCCCTCCCCGGTCTGGATTGAGAATGGGGGTTTGCAGTCATCCTGGGGCTTGCTTGCGATGAAACTATCAAGATCAAAGAATTGATGACATGTAAAAGGGATGAAAAACAGTAGCAACCTTTGGATTCAAGAGATTTCCGTTCCTCCTATTCCATACTGAGAAGCAGATCAGCTTTCCAGAGGAAGAAAAAGTTCCTCACCCTGACCCTAACCCCTAATCTTTAAACAGGGTGCGGTAAACAAGAGAATCTTTAAGTAGAATGCGGTAACCAAGAGAATGGGTTATTCTTAAGGAATATATGAGATATACGCCCTTGGGTGGTCAGGCTGACTTTCACACCATCTCATCCCCACCCGAGATTTCTTCCTCCGGGGTACTGTGGTGTCTTCAAATCCTATAAATTGACTCTGTTAACACACACACTGCTGGTGGTTGGTATTCTCGACTAAATCGTTCAGTTTTCATCACACTCTACAATGAATTACTCGAATGTGCTTCACAAATCTTTTCAATCTTCAATTAACTCGATCCTTCTCAGTATTCCACCTTGTTCTTTTAAAAACTGGGGATTGACAAACGAAAACAAGGAACGTAAAGGCCTATGTCTTGCCGTCAGACAAGGCACTATTTCCGACACCCACCAGGAGATTTTTCACAGGATAGGCATAAAATAGGAATGGCAACGAAGAAATGTCCAAAACCAACTACACTCCAATTTGAAATTGTTTGCGTGTTTTTTAAGTAATTAAAAAGCTTAAGGAACTTCCCGACCTTCCTTAGCCAGTAACGACGTAAAACCTTTTGGAAAACCTTCACTTTTACCAAGTAGGCCACAAAGTTTCTAACAAAAAGACATCATAACGAGATTTGTAATCAACTAGAGAGTCCCTCACTTACCGGGGACATGTCTTTGTGTGGATTCTGGGCCTAACTCTAATAAGACCTGAGAGCTCTTAGGTGCAGTGGGCGCAGACATAGCGGAGTACCCAGATTCACTAGATTGGTAACCAAGGTAACTATGACGGTGATGGCGATGATGCCGGTGCCTGCCGCCACTTCCGTCCTTGACTCGAGCAACAGATACTCTCGAGTGAATTACATCCAGCGCTGGAACCATTCCCCTAAAATGCAATAATGCCACGGAAGACTCGTTCAACTCAAATCTACACACTATGTCCAATTCAGCAGCATAATGAAATTAAGGTTACGTCATATAGGCATCACAAGGTGCCACGTTGCGTCGCCTTTACGCCCACAAACTAGGTTCGcttcagggagacactttgtgaagtCTGGACAAAAATGCAGGGGGTAGTGCAATGGGCATCTGCAGTCACCGAGCGACTCAACCAATAAGAACACAAAACGTTATTCGATGCCAACGCTTTGACTGACTTCGGAAAAACCCATTTAAGGGGTGAGAAGGAGCGTTGGCTTAAAACATCCCAACCGTCAAAAGTGTATATAAATTCTTTGTGATCAGAAATGAAAATACCAAATACTATTtcgcatgagaaaaaaaaaacaaagcaaaagcaaacGAAACATAAATCTTAAGACAGGCACTGATTATTTTTCCATGGCTGAAAATTAAATCAAGACCAGCACACGTTGACAAAATCAACAAGAGAAAAAGCCAGAGATAAAACCCTCTTCTTGATTCTTCAAACgaagcaaaaatattttttaagtcATTGAATGAGACCAAAATTCGCTTACGATTCGGCGTCTTCACTGGCGGCTTTACTGTGCCTGAGCTTCGATGCTGAGCCATCGCTTCTGGCATCGGCCTCACGATGCCTGTGcctatgatgatgatgatgatgcgaCCTATAAAAACCCACAGAGAATCATTTTTGTTTCCACAGGATAAGAACTTTCATGCCTTAATCGAACAATCGAGTCGAACATTTCATGAGTGATCAAGGCTCTTACTAATTCAAGAGAAAAGTCAGACCCTGAGTGTTCTCTCCCCAAGATTTCAAAGCAAATACTGTTCTCGAAACGGCAAGAGTTTGAAGTGAAAGAGATTGACAGAGGCGGAGGAGCACATCAAATCTACAAAGTGGGTGGGAGAGGTAAGTAAGAAATAAATTCCCACCGTAAGTTCACAGGGGCTAAAATAAGGGGGACCGTATCTAAAGATTTGAACgatggtggggggggggggggcgaggTGTATAACTTAACTTACCCTTCCGAGCCGCTTcctcgttctttcctgtttgtGTTTTCATTCCAGTAATACGGCGCTGCGTCTGACATCTTAAGAAACTCTTCCATGTCTTTTGACGATCTAAAAACGGCACAGTTGCGTGATATTACTGACCCAGCTGTGTCGAGAACCGTGAGTTGATCGGAGCAAAAAGAACGTTAACCACTAATTCAGTTCGGTCCATTAAAACCAACGGGTTACCAAGACAGTTATCGCGAGATCTTACGTCAACCATGCTTAAAAGCAACTGTGTCCGTCATGATTGGTTCAGTGTGTCATAACTACGTCGATGGAGATTTCGGAAAATTTTCCTAGCAGACTTGGGGAAATTTGTTCCCGATTTTCCCCGAGCAATGATCGAAAAAATGCAACTCCGCATAAACAACCAGAGTTAACACTTGCCATAATTTTTCAGATCATTGCATCTGAGCGAAAgtacattgaaaatttgtgCTGGCTATGATAAACTAAAGAAGACTCAATTTCATCAACTGTAACACACGTAAACAATAATCAGAATTAAAACCGAAAACATGCAACCGTgcctaagcgcgggaaaacagTTGCAACTATTGTTCAATTAAACCAACGCCAGCGTTTCGGCGGCCATGTTTGGAAGAATGaatcaataggccagtttcgtattctaacggttgagctggatctagcatgaaatggaggctaatgcggccaaattaatttgcatttgaaaagatttgcccgcattagcctccatttcatgctagatccagtccagccgtgagaattcgaaagtGGTGTATTCGGCCGCTCGTCAAGTGAACTGTGAATTTATCCTCTGACCTGTTGCGCCTGCGTTCGTCTCTACTGTAAGATGAGTCACGATCACTCCCTGACTCGGCAGAATGGTGTCCTCGGTGATGATGACGACATCTGGGAATGAAAAAATAAACCTTAGCAACCAATGACAAATGACCACTTACTATTACAACCGTAACTTATGGGGTTTCCAATCAAAAGGTTCGGAGGCAAGGCCCTATTCGtgaagtaaacttcattttatgTTAGTGGGTGTCGTACGTACAAGAagtcatgttttctttttttctcaacaaATCACATATGCAACAATAAAATGGTAACTGCAAAAGAGACCTTGGGTATTTGtacaaatttcctaaattttGCCGATAATTAAAAAAACTACAAGATCAGAAAATCAGTTCTTTCCTCACCTTCGTCGTCGTCTTCTGCCAGTATCATCATCGGAAGAGTAAGCTTTGCGACCTCTGAAAAAACAAAGTAGGATCACGTTGTTCACTCAATATCTTTTAACAAGGTGGCCTAGGTAGCGACTATATAACGGCAAAGTACCACCGAGATTTACATTATCAAGTTCCTCTGGATTGACCGTGTCGTAAGAAGCTCACACGTGGAAACAAAGAAGCAGCACTGCTCCCCGTTCAGACCCtggatttttcaggccttttttTTCGCTAACGTGTAAGTAGCAATGCATAAGTGTGAAGATCATCAACGTCAAAATTATTTCCATCAGGAGTTCATATGCATGAATTTTCATGTATCAATAATTACATGGCATACACCGCTGCTGTTACCTTCTTCTAGGTGTGTCTGTTTCACTGCCGCTGCTAGGTGCTGATCGGCGATGCGGGCTAAAAATCGAAGAAACACAACAGTTACATTGCATTTGTGCGATGACCAGAGAATAAAAGAAATCTGAACCCACAAAACCAAAAGCTAATCGCCCTTTCAGCTTGCAGCTTAGTTCATCTTCAGCACACATCGCTTTGACCTTGCAACATTGCGACCCTTCTGGAATAATCCAGCATGACAATGAATTTTAGGTTTGCAACTATTGTTACCTTGGAAACTTAGGGGATCTCTTGACTCTACCAGACCCTGTGCTTTTCATGGAATGAGGTGAGTCTGGGGCTGGCGTGTATAAGCCGCTGTTGAGCAATGAAGAAAACATGAATATTAAAGCAAGTTCTCCTGCCTTTTTCCACAAATCTCATTGATACTGATACTGACAGGAAAGGATGAATTTTTGAAATCCAGCCAGCTTCATATCAGGCAAACATCAATGTTCCAAAGAATATTGTTTCATGGATTACAAATTATTATCAGTGAGGATGTAGTCATTTCGGTGAAGTTCCCAAAACGTTAATCTAAAAAAGGAAATTGTTTTTCACAAGCAGCTTcgtctcctttttttttttttgaaacccCTCCAGTGGGGAAGAAGCGGCTTTTAACCAGGAAAACACTGCGTCTTTCTTCAGAAAAGCCGACAAATAGAAACCCGGTTGAGCAAAACAACGTTGCAACCCCTTAAATTAACTTTTCACCGATTTGTcaccaagaaaaacaaactttcCACCACCCTTGATTTATAAGAAAGGTTGTGGATAAGAGACGACACGAGCCATTGTCAATTCCTGGACGAAAACCCTTTCACGACAAAAGAcgaatattttctttctttccaagTCTTGTTGAATAGGAATgtgcagcaaaaaaaaaattaattgccaGATATTGTGAGTGTTACAGTGTATAAACGTACCCCTGTAATTGAGCAGATTGTTCCCATGGCAACGCAGGGCCCGGATTGTCACTGCCATCTAGTGCAGTGTTCGCGCCATTTCTGGAACTTGGGTCACCGTCCGTCTTGGTTCTGATTTAACCATCAAGACacaatttcaaaaaacacaGAGCAATAAGAATTCGATCCAATGAATTAGAAATCATGTTGGCGTTCCAGAGAAGTGAGAGTGTTCCTCTACATCAAGGTTACCTCTCTGAGACAAcaaaaaggttttctttttattttcttctgcaACAAGTTCGCCAGTTTGCTTTTACTTTTTACCGAGTGACACGTTAGCTTGACATATCAAATCAGCTGAAGTGCGAGAAGATTTAATAATTACACCTAATAATTCCTGCTCTTTTAAGTTCGGCAGTAAGATGCTATCatgttttattgcttttatattgtCACTGTTATTGCTATTCTCGGCTACTCGCGTTTATCTAGAAGACGACAAAGAATTTCTAAGCAACACAAATATAGTGGGCTTCTATGATGACTCCAGATGAGAAAGTGCTAATATACTCAACCAGGGCTCAAGCCGTTATGGCTACATTTTCTCAGCAAAACTGACAGTAAACGAAGTCGCATTTTGGAGTCCAAATCAGTAAAGTTTTGATAAACCGTCAagcgttttgtttgttttgtcggACTACACGAAACTTTtgcatcaaacgagttgataaggttcaAATTGCCATCGTAAGAAGTTACAAATCCCATGCTTTAAGCGTTAGCCCTAATGACGTAATCAGTTCGCTCTGACTATGGGCTAAAAGCTCAAAATGTCACCTTTGTTAACTCTTAACGGCGGTGATTTCACCTTCATCAACTCGCTGTCCCAGAAACCAAATTTTTAGCGTTTCACTTCCTCGCAGTTTCCTTGGAAACTTTACGTTTCACTCGTTTTCCCGGACTATCCTGTCTGTTTCTGTTTTGCAGAATGTTTGTCATACTTACACAGTTCCATTTGGACTTTGTACAGGCACGGTTGTAGAGTCTCCTTGCTTTTCCGTTTCGCTGAAACGTCGTATCTGAACTTGTGATGTACTGGTCGCAGTGATTGTAACACTACTTACAGCTGAAAGGAAATTAGGACGGAGGTTCAAtagtgttcacatgacgtcacggcggccatgttggaggagtaaccaaagaaacggcggccatgttggaggagtgaaatattcttttggggattgaattctatttttatgcaaattcctccttttgtttcattatgcaaatatggcttctggtcagaggagcgaacacactctatacgATGGCACGTTTAGATTCCCAAGTGATACATTATTTACACCTCACAACGTGTATCCCACCAACCTTGTGACACGTATACAAATCGGCTTGAATGTTTGAAATTGGACCTAATCATCTCTCCTAATAGAAATACAGTCTAGGCGTCTTACAAATCTAATTATTAGCCCTATGACGTCTTTATGGTGTACTAGCACGAATACAAAAAAATTCCCACCTCGATTTCAGGGGCGTAGCCGGGATTTTTCCGTAGGTACGCACAGTTTTCCATCTCACCtcttcacccccccccccaaaagatcaaagtcattttcgattcccgtgtcttttatttcaaatcgcgTGCGCAAGAGTCTTAATTGAATACAGATTAACCTATTTTTCtgaattctttttctttgagtgaGCATGTGCGAGCGGCATTGTTTAAGCTGTGAGAGCACTACATTCTGTTCTAGTCCGTTCGCATCCATATATGTTACATactacaaaaaacaacaatgcgTACATGGCTTCATAACGCCTACTGACAAGAACAGTATATAAACGCTATCTATCGAGTTtgccagcagaaaaaaaaacaggaaattagcGCAAGAATAAACGCTATCTATCGGCAGCTAAgttaaatgactgaaaaaaaaaaaaaaaaaatatatatatatatatatatatataaatataaatatatttgaaatatatttttttaattatttttttattttatttatttatttatttttttttattattattttcaggtaCGCAATTGCGTATTTGCGTATACAGGTAGCTACGCCCCTGGATTTCTTTCTGCATAGGCGAGCAAATACAAAATGAAAGTTCCCTGCTATCTCACCTTTTTCTCCAGATACACTACTTGATCTCCTTTCATAGCGTTTGCTGAGTTTTCTAAGCAAGGAACAAACCAGAAACACGCATATTAACAATGTGAGGAACAATAATATCCAATTACCGTATaaagcattttttgttttgctttgttttttttgtttttgtttttttaagcaGGCGAGAACGAGTTGGAACTAGAGCATCCAGAAAGCTCACCTTGAAACTTCTGGGTCAGAACGTTTAATCTTTTTTCCATCTTCTAAAGCCTCTTTTTGGGTTCTCCCACTTTAAGTAAAAAAGTAAACAGTTAAAATCAAACAACTTCCTTTAAAACTAGCAAAAACGGTAGCCTGTACGGATTGAAATACAAAGAAATCAAATACACGAACCTGTATCTGTAAGATGAGCTGGTGCGGAAAAGGAAACTTTTTCGACGACGAGGAACAGTTTTGGATTTATCCAGTCTGAGAGAAAATACAGTCATTATTGTCAGATGCTGCAGAATGAGGTTATCATTGATATCTCTGATGTAATCAAGTTACTAAACACAAGAAGCTAAGTTGAAATACAGCAGATTTTAATACTGTAAGTTGAGGACAAACTGCAAACACATAACCCGAATTGCAAGGTTTGCATCAATGGCCAAAGAGGAGCAGCAGGAAAGGAAGTCAACAGCACGAGGGTTTAAGTTTCCTCTTTTCCCTTTTGGCTGGTGTGAGTCAAAAACCACTATAGAAGTGATTCTCTTCTGTGCCAATGTGTTGCCTCATTACTGGCTAGCATCCAGCAGGAAGTTCCTTATGATTGCATTGTGTTTGCTAATTCTCGCTGGCCGATACCACCGCCACTTTTGCTTGCTGTATTGAAAGCCgccttctttttttaatctggAGTCGCTCTCTTGcaaggacaattttttttccaacaatgACAGACAATACATGTACCAACCTGAAAAATATGTGGTGCTCAAGACAACATTTCCACAGATGCTTACAAGCAGAGTTGGTTGGGAGATAAAATTTGAAGGTAGATTCTCTATCCTGTCAACAAAGAAAGTGGATTAATTCCCACCAGAATCCTTAAGTCCAGCTCTCAATATCATTGCAGGTAACACAAAAGAGGAAACCTTGAGTCTACcaaatacaacaaaacaatatacaaatatccccgaaggggaggtgaatagtggtggatatataccgagacgcgactCATCGAGtcatatatatccaccgctcctcaccgaccctgaggatattccaagttacgggagccaatcaaaacgcgcgacaATTGCTATcctctgatttggtaaatactaatagaGTTTATTTTTGCACGCATAAATCTGTTTTGGGCctgactcagactcatttttgCCCAAGAGAGATTTATGCCTGCCTTTAGGCatgggttaaaatgagctctgagaaaaGGGACCAAAATTAATTATGTCCAAGAACTTAattctattactattattagagagattaagcatgacgtttacgggaaacggcaaacggcaagatgaaattttcttttttgccaaaacaaggagaaacttgattttttactctcttttcttgtctgttacctagatatatcgaataacttctcaaaagagtgagaaaagttgaaaaacgtaaattttcatgcttttatgacacgcagctgcctactgttagccgtttgccgtttgccgtaaacgtcatgcttaacctctctattaTCACTTTAATTTGATGTGCATTtagaaaataaacactgaaaacatGACAACAAGACAGTCTGAAGAATACTTCTTTCACAAACGCTGTGAAAAAATGTCAGCAAACCCTGTAATAGcttcttgattttgattggctgcttacactgtacgattatttgattttcACTTTACATTGATTTATTTCAAATTCTCAATTTTAGCCTAAAAAATGTACCACAATGCCTGACAAAgtgatcataataataatattattgtcattatcataattatgatatatggagaataataataattagtatcactcaactagttgactaatgcaaatcctgcattttgattggctacgctactataggtctattaataatagtcattgagtagcgaagttcgccggttttgtaaacctatttatttcgttttattcccaaataaatattttttctgctgaatttattattgcttttttctgtccgactagttgggtgatactaaaacaattagacccttcgccctcaagggccatggatcaatagcccattcggcttcacCTCatctaattgttaataattataatatcaaTAACCATTAATTTAGTTAATATTAATAGCATTGAAAACTTCCGTACCACTATGTAAAAGATGTATGACAAtacattattatttcttttagaatTACTATTATTACAGTACCTGCAAAATATCAAAACCACTGAAAAAGAGAAAGTGTGCAacactacagtcgaacctcgattatccggactcgtcgggacctcagtaaaaagtccggataatcgagagtccggataatcgaaaatatgaatattaatgagacaacaatgtaaacaaaagaaataaagataacaCATTTtaaattacaatact
This genomic interval carries:
- the LOC136931367 gene encoding band 4.1-like protein 4, with translation MSWFGKNAVWFCHVLLLDESEHPVEIRKKTNGEEVLEKVFQHLNLLERDYFGLRYIDRDSQSRWLDPLKPVVKQLKAGPPYLLYFCVKFYAADPCRLHEELTRYLFFLQVKKDIYQGRLPCATNVLAELSSYSIQSELGEYDPKEHTQGYVSEFRFIPNQSEELEAKVGHMHKKLGQMVPSVAEFMYLDKVKWLEMYGVDLHPAKGDDFVEYFVALKPSGLAVYRNKTRVGSYLWSKIEKVDFKGKKFYLTVKGKEDRESTFKFYLPTNSACKHLWKCCLEHHIFFRLDKSKTVPRRRKSFLFRTSSSYRYSGRTQKEALEDGKKIKRSDPEVSRKLSKRYERRSSSVSGEKAVSSVTITATSTSQVQIRRFSETEKQGDSTTVPVQSPNGTVTKTDGDPSSRNGANTALDGSDNPGPALPWEQSAQLQGGLYTPAPDSPHSMKSTGSGRVKRSPKFPSPHRRSAPSSGSETDTPRRRGRKAYSSDDDTGRRRRRRCRHHHRGHHSAESGSDRDSSYSRDERRRNRSSKDMEEFLKMSDAAPYYWNENTNRKERGSGSEGSHHHHHHRHRHREADARSDGSASKLRHSKAASEDAESGMVPALDVIHSRVSVARVKDGSGGRHRHHRHHRHSYLGYQSSESGYSAMSAPTAPKSSQVLLELGPESTQRHVPVSSQASPRMTANPHSQSRPGRGGSLPREGSPDKASQYLKLEYPNGVIIHDTRNQGRIPNHVMYQAALQLNGATRSYQSTQGKHTANDYIEVVSGPAKREEPPPYHSHSPSSTINPSSKSTVL